The following coding sequences lie in one Arachis hypogaea cultivar Tifrunner chromosome 4, arahy.Tifrunner.gnm2.J5K5, whole genome shotgun sequence genomic window:
- the LOC112798152 gene encoding uncharacterized protein isoform X3 yields MEHTTLQLAATTTTTTTTTTSAPSQPPPEPPPNATVSSHRVREEGELFSSDDDDENRDTAAVLPIPDSSVVQSIHESSVVQSTYESSVVQSIHESSVVQSIPDVQTIRTAQTTSTVQSTIVAQTIPAIKTASARESGAAPLVQKSIQGVQGGSNNLLLQTNKQSTSQKSLVKNQLPPKSPPWTGPVGNDKNLVISFSDDDSGSDLDTKGNATKLDSHVKRPSSSLVKSNKLQLQQNGRGVQKAMPKRFSSNHTFILPMTKNRGSISKGVGSMPLGQGSRTKYFKPVNKNVMIREHVRDQGVVSNDSKLQDLRHQIALRESELRLKAALQTKEAASIVGRDHNVSNLKNDIARKYTPPSSEALEPREPDRKRLKLGTSAVGSQQEVPVSKSILPSKDSARQNCYHQERHHVGHSQNEIPLCRGKPTIVTSEKQPDKHTDNSLHNMPFRPREGDVSYGVNQIEKSIRPIDPCIAPNQSAVPENMNSNSMPKNLVAPSGASLLSHKDNAHVSEHNNMDLDSIFGMEELIDKELEEAQEHRHKCEIEERNALKIYLKAQRALLEANARCTNLYRKRELCSANLRSLILNNPSFSWSSGQHQDLDSGPDYLTRHGYEIPTSSCQRPAEYNDNNNPSFDSNIQGMNLVAGANLGPEPCGEPDASTSEPLPQMGNNAENGIYSPSDELDTSGNENGEISPAGNVSSNLDAEYNKEQDSNGKLMDIDTTSNANFSTDCPQDSLLLEATLRSQLFARLGTKGMKTSIPSNNTVAAAEHGPENEVGSQRNQEHHGVVVQSGVDDNDLQGIERQERSIHLDSTEIQSEQNSGGNSLESNGSGGSGGQGHMPCQGHHSTNDMTFPPLIFRSAFRELREISPFYPNQFQNKNDFIHTNDSENRRITCLGYDEMKWSNLLEVSVPVTVGNLLSEESSYSCSSAVDPFWPLCMYELRGKCNNDECPWQHVKDYDDGNLHQEQHINSNNPGRLPLHQQNCNGVTKVPNGHKATVLPTYLVGLDVLKADQFAYKAVMAHRSSQYWQKHFSFTLATSNMLRNGIPADAPLLHGGDERIEVHDPWNNYLSSFQWRTGARNQIKQAMADSEQAVEMAALILNQETNKLHGVRKALSILSKALETDPKSLVLWIVYLLIYYGNFNPDEKNDMFFYADVERP; encoded by the exons ATGGAACACACCACTCTTCAGCTcgcagccaccaccaccaccaccaccaccaccacaacctcCGCGCCCTCCCAGCCTCCTCCCGAACCCCCTCCCAACGCCACCGTTTCTTCTCACAGAGTCAGAGAAGAAGGCGAGCTATTTTCTTCCGACGACGATGAC GAAAACCGTGATACTGCTGCTGTTCTACCCATCCCCGATAGCTCTGTTGTTCAGTCCATTCATGAGAGCTCTGTTGTTCAGTCAACTTATGAGAGCTCTGTTGTTCAGTCCATTCATGAAAGCTCTGTTGTTCAGTCCATCCCTGATGTTCAAACTATCCGTACTGCTCAAACTACCAGTACTGTTCAGTCCACCATTGTTGCACAAACCATCCCTGCCATTAAAACTGCCTCTGCCAGAGAGTCTGGCGCAGCTCCATTGGTGCAAAAGAGTATCCAGGGCGTTCAGGGTG GCTCCAACAATCTACTATTACAGACAAACAAACAATCAACTTCACAGAAGAGCTTGGTAAAGAATCAATTACCCCCCAAATCTCCTCCATGGACCGGTCCTGTAGGCAATGATAAAAATCTCGTGATAAGCTTTTCTGATGATGACAGTGGTAGTGACCTTGACACTAAAGGTAATGCTACCAAGTTGGATAGCCATGTAAAGCGTCCAAGCTCATCCTTGGTGAAATCAAACAAATTACAGTTACAGCAAAATGGTAGAGGTGTGCAGAAGGCAATGCCCAAGAGATTCTCTTCTAATCACACATTTATATTACCAATGACCAAAAACCGCGGTTCCATTTCTAAAGGTGTTGGATCCATGCCACTGGGACAGGGATCACGGACTAAATACTTCAAGCCTGTGAATAAAAATGTAATGATTCGAGAGCATGTACGTGATCAAGGAGTGGTATCAAATGACAGTAAACTCCAGGATTTGCGGCATCAAATTGCACTCCGTGAAAGTGAACTTAGGTTGAAGGCAGCCCTACAAACTAAGGAAGCTGCTTCAATTGTAGGTAGGGATCATAATGTATCAAATCTGAAGAATGACATAGCTAGAAAATATACTCCACCTTCCTCAGAGGCTTTGGAGCCAAGGGAACCGGATAGGAAACGCTTGAAACTTGGCACATCGGCTGTTGGTAGTCAGCAAGAAGTTCCTGTTTCAAAATCCATATTACCATCCAAAGATTCTGCACGGCAAAATTGTTATCATCAGGAGAGACACCATGTTGGTCATAGTCAAAATGAAATTCCATTATGTAGAGGAAAGCCAACAATAGTGACATCAGAGAAGCAACCTGACAAACATACTGATAATTCCTTACATAATATGCCTTTTAGACCAAGAGAAG GTGATGTTAGTTATGGTGTCAATCAGATTGAAAAGAGTATTAGGCCTATTGACCCTTGTATTGCTCCCAACCAGAGTGCAGTGCCAGAAAATATGAACTCCAATAGCATGCCAAAGAATTTA GTAGCCCCAAGCGGTGCATCTCTTTTGAGCCACAAGGATAATGCACATGTCTCTGAGCATAACAACATGGATTTAGATTCAATTTTTGGAATGGAAGAATTGATAGATAAAGAATTGGAGGAAGCACAGGAACATCGGCACAAatgtgaaattgaagaaagaaatgCACTTAAAATTTATCTTAAAGCTCAAAGAGCTTTGCTTGAGGCTAATGCTCGATGCACCAATCTTTACCGTAAAAGGGAATTGTGTTCAGCTAATCTACgatctttaattttaaataatcccAGCTTCTCTTGGTCTTCAGGGCAACACCAGGATCTGGATTCAGGGCCAGATTACTTAACCAGGCATGGATATGAAATACCCACATCAAGCTGTCAGAGGCCTGCTgaatataatgataataataatccaAGTTTTGACTCTAATATTCAAGGTATGAACCTTGTGGCAGGAGCAAATTTAGGACCTGAACCTTGTGGTGAACCAGATGCTAGTACGTCAGAGCCTTTACCTCAAATGGGTAATAATGCCGAAAATGGAATTTATTCTCCTTCTGATGAATTGGACACATCTGGTAATGAAAATGGAGAGATTTCACCAGCTGGAAATGTGTCAAGTAATCTTGATGCTGAATATAATAAAGAACAGGACTCTAATGGCAAATTGATGGACATAGATACTACATCAAATGCAAACTTTTCTACTGATTGTCCTCAGGATTCTTTGCTTCTCGAAGCAACATTGAGGTCTCAATTATTTGCACGTTTAGGGACTAAAGGTATGAAGACTAGCATTCCATCTAACAACACAGTGGCAGCTGCTGAACATGGGCCTGAAAATGAGGTTGGAAGCCAGAGAAATCAAGAACATCATGGTGTTGTAGTACAATCTGGGGTGGATGATAATGATCTCCAAG GCATTGAGAGgcaagaaaggagtatccatctgGATTCCACTGAGATTCAAAGTGAGCAAAACAGCGGTGGAAATTCTTTGGAGTCAAATGGTAGTGGTGGTTCAGGAGGTCAAGGACATATGCCTTGTCAAGGCCACCATTCAACAAATGATATGACCTTCCCACCTTTGATTTTTAGGAGTGCATTTCGTGAGCTGAGAGAAATATCTCCATTCTATCCTAATCAATTCCAGAACAAAAATGATTTTATTCACACTAATGATAGTGAAAATAGGCGTATTACATGCCTCGGTTATGATGAAATGAAGTGGAGCAATTTGTTAGAAGTCTCAGTGCCTGTCACTGTTGGGAATTTACTCTCAGAAGAAAGCTCTTATAGCTGCAGTTCTGCAGTTGATCCATTTTGGCCACTTTGCATGTATGAACTTCGTGGAAAATGCAACAATGACGAGTGTCCTTGGCAGCATGTTAAGGACTATGATGATGGAAACCTTCATCAGGAGCAACACATTAATTCCAATAATCCAG GTAGATTACCATTGCATCAACAAAACTGTAATGGTGTGACAAAAGTTCCAAATGGTCACAAAGCTACAGTCCTGCCAACTTATCTTGTTGGCTTAGATGTTCTGAAAGCAGATCAATTTGCCTATAAAGCTGTTATGGCGCATAGAAGTTCCCAATACTGGCAGAAGCATTTCAGTTTTACTTTGGCTACTTCGAATATGCTACGGAATGGTATACCTGCTGATGCTCCATTATTGCATGGTGGTGATGAACGAATAGAGGTCCATGACCCTTGGAACAACTATTTATCATCTTTTCAGTGGAGAACTGGAGCCCGG AATCAAATTAAGCAGGCCATGGCTGATAGTGAACAAGCTGTTGAGATGGCTGCTCTTATTCTAAACCAGGAAACTAATAAATTGCATGGTGTAAGAAAG GCTCTGTCTATACTATCAAAAGCGCTGGAAACTGATCCAAAATCTTTGGTTCTGTGGATTGTTTATCTGCTCATTTACTATGGAAATTTCAACCCAGATGAAAAGAATGACATGTTCTTCTATGCG GATGTAGAGAGACCCTAG